The proteins below are encoded in one region of Triticum aestivum cultivar Chinese Spring chromosome 1B, IWGSC CS RefSeq v2.1, whole genome shotgun sequence:
- the LOC123102054 gene encoding acetylserotonin O-methyltransferase 1, translating into MPAAQHIERDQDLAMSSDELLQAQLELYHHGLAFVKSLALKAATDLRIPDAIHRRGGTATLSELASDTGIHPTKRSNLRRVMRVLTTTGVFSIVQGKGSNDHAGDGAAYYKLTRVSRLLIERSPHNLSPMVGTIVNTLCWTSLLKMPEWFTQGQEGESAQSHSLVQLANGCTFWDTTKVDGGLFNDGMAADSRIAMKVLLKEHGGAFGEVKSSLVDIGGNHGATASAVARAFPHLKCSVLDLPHVVAAAPASDILTFVAGNMFEYVPPADAVLLKWILHDWKHEDCVKIMRRCKEAIPAKEAGGKVIIIDMVVGYPVTQPNHSKEAQVLLDIYMMGSDGMEREENEWSLIFSEAGFSDYKITPTNGIRSIIEVYP; encoded by the exons ATGCCGGCCGCGCAGCACATTGAACGAGACCAAGACCTCGCCATGAGCAGCGACGAGTTACTTCAAGCTCAGCTGGAGCTCTACCACCACGGCCTCGCCTTCGTCAAGTCACTGGCGCTCAAGGCCGCCACGGACCTGCGCATCCCCGACGCCATCCACCGCCGCGGCGGCACCGCCACCTTGTCCGAGCTGGCCTCCGACACCGGGATCCACCCCACGAAGCGCTCCAACCTCCGGCGGGTCATGCGGGTGCTCACCACCACCGGGGTATTCTCCATTGTCCAAGGCAAAGGCAGCAACGACCACGCCGGTGATGGCGCTGCGTATTACAAGCTCACGCGGGTCTCCCGGCTCCTTATCGAGAGATCACCGCACAACCTGTCCCCGATGGTGGGCACCATCGTCAACACGTTATGCTGGACCTCTCTCCTCAAAATGCCCGAGTGGTTTACCCAAGGCCAAGAGGGAGAGTCGGCACAGTCGCACTCGCTCGTCCAGCTGGCCAACGGCTGCACGTTCTGGGACACCACCAAGGTCGATGGCGGCTTGTTCAACGACGGCATGGCCGCGGACAGCCGCATCGCCATGAAGGTCCTGTTGAAGGAGCACGGCGGAGCGTTCGGGGAAGTGAAAAGCTCGCTGGTGGACATCGGCGGCAACCATGGCGCCACCGCGTCGGCCGTGGCGAGAGCGTTCCCGCACCTCAAGTGCAGCGTCCTGGACCTCCCACACGTCGTCGCCGCGGCTCCCGCCAGCGACATTTTGACCTTCGTCGCCGGAAATATGTTCGAGTATGTCCCACCTGCGGATGCTGTTCTACTCAAg TGGATTTTGCATGACTGGAAACACGAAGATTGCGTTAAGATAATGCGCCGGTGCAAGGAAGCGATCCCAGCGAAAGAAGCCGGAGGAAAGGTGATAATCATCGACATGGTGGTGGGATATCCGGTGACTCAGCCCAACCATTCCAAAGAGGCGCAGGTTTTGTTAGATATCTACATGATGGGCTCCGATGGAATGGAGCGAGAGGAAAACGAGTGGAGCTTGATTTTCTCCGAAGCCGGGTTCAGCGACTACAAGATCACTCCAACCAATGGGATTCGATCAATTATCGAAGTATACCCTTAA